The sequence AGCTCCAGGGCTTCGGCCACCGGGTGTACAAGAACTACGACCCCCGGGCCCGGATCATCAAGACGACGGCGGAGGAGGTCTTCGCCGTCACCGGCAAGAACCCCCTGCTCGACATCGCCCTGAAGCTCGAGGAGGTCGCCCTCTCCGACGAGTACTTCAAGAGCCGGCGGCTGTACCCCAACGTGGACTTCTACTCGGGCCTCATCTACCAGGCCATGGGCTTCCCCACCGAGATGTTCACCGTGCTCTTCGCCATCCCCCGCATGGCCGGTTGGCTGGCCCACTGGAAGGAGCTGATGGAGCAGGACCAGAAGATCGCCCGGCCCCGCCAGCTCTACACCGGCGCCCCCGAGCGGTCCTACGTGTCCATGGAGGACCGCTGACCGCTCCGGTCGGATCCCCGGGGCCCGTCCCCGTGGGCTGGGCCCGTCCGGCGCCCACCCGGCGGGACGCCCCGCTCGGGCGCCGCGCCGCGGCCCGGGCCATCGACGTGGCCCTCGTCCTCCTCGTGGCCTACGTCGCCGGACGGTTCGTGCCCGGTGAGCGGGTGGTGGCCCGCCTGGTCCTGGCCCTGGCGGCCATGACGGCCTACGAGGCGCTGTTCGTCATCCAGCTCCGGGCCACCCCGGGGAAGCTGGCCACCGCCCTGCGGGTGGCCGAGCTGGACCGGGTGCGGGTCGACCAGGGCACGGCCTGGATCCGGGGGGCCGTCACCAGCGCCGGGACGGCGGCCGTGGTGCTGGCCGTCGTGCCCGGGGGCCTGGCCGGAACCCGGGGCGTGCTGCCGGCCGCCCTGCGGGCCCTGCTCGACAGCGGGGCCGGCCTGCTGCTGGGCGGGGCGCTCCTGGTGGTGGCGGCCGCCTACGTGATGGGCATCGTCACCGCCCCCCTCCACCGGGGGATCGCCGACCGGGTGGCCGGCACCGTGGTCGTGCCGTTCGAGGCCCCCGAGCTCGTCACCAGCCAGGAGGTGGGCGCCGGCACCGAGGCCCGCCGCCCCCGGCCCCACACGGCGTGGGGCCCGGTGGCCCGGCCCGACGCCAGGCGCCGGGCCCGCACCGCCCGACTCGACGACGCGCCACTGCTGGTCGTGGGCCTGGTGGCGGTGATCGTGGCCTGGGCCCTCGACCCCACCACCCTGGTCACCCTCCTGGGCCTGCGGGTGCCGGTGGTGGCCGCCGCCCTGGTGGTGGCCTGGTCGGCCCTGCTGGTGGTGGACGAGACGTGGCGCATCGCCCGCGACGCCGGCACCGCCGGCCACCGTCGCGAGGGGCTGGCCGTGGTCGACGAGGCCACCGGCGAGGCTCCCGGCCGCGGCCGGGCCCTGGCCCGGGCCGTGGTGCTGGGCGTGTTCTGGCTGTTCCCCCCGCTGTTGCCCGTCCTGCTGCTGTGGGTCGAGCTCAGCCCCACCGGCCAGGGTCCCCACGACCTGGTGGCCGGGACCGTGGTGGTCGAGGTGCCGGGCCGGGGGCCGGCCTGATGGCCCTGGCCACCCTGCCCCTGCGCGACGAGAGCCCCCGGCGAGCCGTGCCCTGGGTGGTGCTCACGCTCATCGGCCTCAACGTGGCCGTCTTCCTGTTCCTCCAGCCGGCATCGCTGCAGCAGGGCAAGGTCGACACCGACACCCTGACCGCCACCGAGGACCGGGCCCTGAGCGAGCACACCTCGGCCTGGGGGGTGGTCCCGTGCGAGGTCCGGGTGCTGGAGTCCCGCAGCGAGGGGGCCCGGTGCACCAGCGACGCCGACCGGCCCATCGTCGACGGCAAGCCCATCCTGGCCACCCTGCTGACCGCCCTGTTCCTGCACGGCAGCCTCCAGCACCTCGGCTTCAACATGCTGTTCCTGTGGGTGTTCGGGGCCGCGGTGGAGGACCGCCTGGGACCGGGCCCCTTCCTGGGGCTGTACCTGGTCGGCGGCCTGCTCGGGAACCTGGCCTACGTGCTGGCCAACGCCGGCTCCGCCGCGCCCGCCATCGGCGCCTCGGGGGCCATCTCGGCGGCCATGGGCGCCTTCCTGGTCCGGGGCCCCCGCCGACGCATCCTCTCCTTCGTCCAGCCCCTGCCACTGGTGGTGGTGGCCCTGCCGGCCTGGGCCTTCCTGGCCCCCTACCTGGTGAGCCAGTTCGCAACCCCCGACGACGCCCGGGTGGCCTGGCAGGCCCACGTGGGGGGGATGGTGGCCGGCATCGTGGGCGGCGCGGTGCTGGGCTGGCTGGTCCCCCGGGCCGGGCACTGGCGCCGCCGGCGCCGGCCCCCGGTCGAGGCCCGTCCCGACCCGTCGTCGTGGACCGTCCCCGCCGCCCCGCCCCCGGCCTGACCCGCCGCCGCCCCGGCCTGCGGCCCGTCCGGCGGGGCGCCGGTCAGGCGCCCACGTCGAGGAGGATCTTGCCCACGTTGGCGTTGGCCTCCATGTGGCGGTGGGCCTCGGCCGCAGCGGCCAGCGGGTAGCGGCTGTCGACCACGGGCCGCACCTGGCCCCGCTCGAAGAGGGGCAGCACCTCCCGGCCGAAGCGCTGGGTGAGGGCGATCTTCTCCTCGACGGGCCGGGCCCGCAGCACGGTGCCCACCAGGCGGGCCCGCTTGGGCAGCAGGGCGCCCAGGTCGAAGGTGGCCTTGCCGCCCCCCATCACGCCCACCTGGACGATGGTCCCCCCGGTGCGGAGGGCCCGGATGTTGCCGGCCAGGTAGTCGCCGCCGACCACGTCCAGCACCACGTCGACGCCGGCCCCGCCGGTGGCCTCCCAGGCCGCCTCCACGAAGTCCTCGCCGTTCGTGTAGTCGACCACCACGTCGGCCCCCAGGGCCCGGCAGGGCTCGACCTTGGCCGTCGAGGCGGTGGTGACCACCCGGGCCCCCAGGGCCCGGCACAGCTGGAGGGCTGCGCTCCCCACCCCCGACGCCCCGGCGTGGACCAGGGCGGTGCGCCCGGCGGTGAGCCCGCCCTGCACCACCAGGGCGTCCCAGGCCGTGATCCACACCTCGGGCACGGCGGCGGCGTCGGCCAGGCCCACCTCGGGCGGGATGGGCAGGAGCTGGCGCTGGTGGACGGCGATCATCTCGGCGTAGGAGCCGCCGGAGACGATGCCCATCACCTCGTCGCCCACCCGCCACTCGGTGGCCCGGTCCCCCAGGGCGGCCACCTTGCCGGCCAGCTCCATGCCCGGGATCTCATGGGCCCGCCCCGGCCCCGGCTCGGGGTAGAGGCCGCGACGCTGCAACAGGTCGGCCCGGTTGAGGGCGGTGGCCCGCACCGCCACCAGCACCTCGTCGGGCCCGGGCTCGGGGTCGGGGACCTCGGCGACGGTGAGGACGTCGGGGTCCCCGTAGCTCTCGATGACGACGGCGCGCATGGGCCGACCCTACGGCGCGTGAGGGCCCGGTCGCCGAGCGACGCCGGCGCGGTGGCAGGATCGGCGCCGTGGACTTCGCCCTGCCCCCCGAGCTGGTGGCCCTGGCCGACGAGGCTCGGGCCGTGGGGCGGGCCGCCGCGGAGCGCTCGGAGGCCGCCGGCCGGCCCGTCGAGGACACGTGGATGGTGGGCGTGGACGACGCCTTCGCCCGGGAGCTGGCCGAGCGGCGCTGGCTGGGCATGACCTGGCCCGAGGCCGAGGGCGGCGGGGGGCGCAGCCCGCTGGA comes from Acidimicrobiales bacterium and encodes:
- a CDS encoding RDD family protein — encoded protein: MGWARPAPTRRDAPLGRRAAARAIDVALVLLVAYVAGRFVPGERVVARLVLALAAMTAYEALFVIQLRATPGKLATALRVAELDRVRVDQGTAWIRGAVTSAGTAAVVLAVVPGGLAGTRGVLPAALRALLDSGAGLLLGGALLVVAAAYVMGIVTAPLHRGIADRVAGTVVVPFEAPELVTSQEVGAGTEARRPRPHTAWGPVARPDARRRARTARLDDAPLLVVGLVAVIVAWALDPTTLVTLLGLRVPVVAAALVVAWSALLVVDETWRIARDAGTAGHRREGLAVVDEATGEAPGRGRALARAVVLGVFWLFPPLLPVLLLWVELSPTGQGPHDLVAGTVVVEVPGRGPA
- a CDS encoding rhomboid family intramembrane serine protease — encoded protein: MALATLPLRDESPRRAVPWVVLTLIGLNVAVFLFLQPASLQQGKVDTDTLTATEDRALSEHTSAWGVVPCEVRVLESRSEGARCTSDADRPIVDGKPILATLLTALFLHGSLQHLGFNMLFLWVFGAAVEDRLGPGPFLGLYLVGGLLGNLAYVLANAGSAAPAIGASGAISAAMGAFLVRGPRRRILSFVQPLPLVVVALPAWAFLAPYLVSQFATPDDARVAWQAHVGGMVAGIVGGAVLGWLVPRAGHWRRRRRPPVEARPDPSSWTVPAAPPPA
- a CDS encoding NAD(P)H-quinone oxidoreductase, coding for MRAVVIESYGDPDVLTVAEVPDPEPGPDEVLVAVRATALNRADLLQRRGLYPEPGPGRAHEIPGMELAGKVAALGDRATEWRVGDEVMGIVSGGSYAEMIAVHQRQLLPIPPEVGLADAAAVPEVWITAWDALVVQGGLTAGRTALVHAGASGVGSAALQLCRALGARVVTTASTAKVEPCRALGADVVVDYTNGEDFVEAAWEATGGAGVDVVLDVVGGDYLAGNIRALRTGGTIVQVGVMGGGKATFDLGALLPKRARLVGTVLRARPVEEKIALTQRFGREVLPLFERGQVRPVVDSRYPLAAAAEAHRHMEANANVGKILLDVGA